In Lolium rigidum isolate FL_2022 chromosome 7, APGP_CSIRO_Lrig_0.1, whole genome shotgun sequence, the DNA window TTATGAATGGAAACCAACACTTGTTGGCACCTTCACTTGTGTTTGAACTCCTAGGAGTGATGATATTCTTATCTGGTTGGCTTGTGTgtgtggcttggtagctgttgtgaccctagcaatgcATTGCTTGCTAGAGATGGTTGCTCCTACCCCTTTTGTATGCTTCTGTGCAATAATACTGGTGGTCATTCATTTGATTCCAgtatatttgatgttgaaatgaaataGACATAGAAATGTCTATCTatctgatggcttagctagctatAGGTTGCTAGGTGAGTTTGGGTTGGCTAGCTTTGGATcaaatccttgctggatttcTCTTGGTTGACCCAGTGGTGATTCACTTGACTTAACCAGTGTCCCCTAGGATTGATTTCTACTGGCCTCTTCCTTATTTTGCCAGCATCATATGGTTTAGTAccaaatgatgacacaaacatggtAGCCTTACCCTATGGCTTGTGTGTGTTATGCAAATGCTTTGTATTATGAGCAAAACCAGTGCTTGCTCATGAatttgtggtatacctcactccagctcctagatatttgttgatgtagaggttttgcttctgcttAAGTGAGGTTGGTGCTGTacttgcccttctcctcctctggcTTGTGATCAACTGTGAGCTTCTACTCCATTTCTTGATCAACAGCTATATGTTCTTGGTGGAATAGATACTGGATGGTTTTAGCTACTGtggtgttcttgttgttcttacccTCTGATGCTTGTGTCGATGAGCATCTAGGGTTTGTggttgaaaaggttttatacttcTTGGGGCTCTACTCCTTGGTCGACAGCCAGACTGTTTGTCTTGGTGACTAGCCAATGTGGATGTGTGTTTGTGCTCATGCAAGCATCCTTGTGAGctgtgtgcttcacaggttgAAACTTGTGCCCTgtggagtggatcagctcggcttgtGCAAGCTTATCCCCCTGAATTTCCATATTTACTAACCTGCCAAGTAGCTTTGCCACTTGGTGTAATGTGGTGACTTGTGTTTCTTGTTGTGCAGGTTTGGAAGAAGATCAGATCATCCGGGGCTTCATCATGGTCAAGATGATGATCCTTAGATAGGGCTTTAGTTATATATtcatgtaattttccttttttgtatttattcctttttcttttatttgatatATTGTAATATTTataagaatattgtaaatgacaatgtaatgTGTTTGTTGTTTAATATTCAGGAACGCTCTCGCCTTTAATGGAATTGTGGAAGACCTTCCCCTAGTCTCCCGCCACTGCATTGAGGATATCATGCTTGGGGCCTATCGTTGTAATACTCCCTCATCTACTTATGCTCTTAATTATTGGTGTAACAACTATAACCCCCTGAACATTCTCTGGCTTTCTTTTATCTTCGCCCTCTAAAACTATTGTAATGTTCCCCTGTTTCACTCCGTTTGGAGAGGTTTAATATAATTTTCCAGGCTGGCGCAAGCCCACCGTAGCCCAGGTCAAAAGAAAGTTTGTGTAATTGAGTTGCAGGTTGGATTGCAAGTGAGATTTTTTCAGTTGTATTGGGTTGCAAGTAAGTTCACAACTAGAAATATGTCCCTAGACCATTAGATTTACTTTGTGATTCATGCTAATCGtgagttgcaactgaaatttgatAGCGTGACAACTAAATTATAATTCTAGGCACCCTATTATTATCTCAATAGTTATAGCCCCACCACGGCAAGGGGAGCGGCGACAACGAACATAGGAGAGAAGATTTaagtttgaattttgaattttgagtTCGTAAGCATTTGAAGGCTTTTGAATGTTTGAATGAGTTTTTGTTTGCAAAATCTCATTTGTACTCGCGCCAGTTAATTCCGAATGGACAGAGTATTTTATGTACTTCTTCTGTCCCAATttttatatctaaatttagatgtatctaaacatTATTTAGACATATATtgattcaaatttaaacaaatttatgATGTACTGTTCATAGAACGGAGGAAGCAGCTAACGTTAGAAATGTTGTTGGCGTGTTTACTGAAATGTAATACTACGGTGCTACTCTTACTGCAAAAGAAAAAAACTGCTCCTTCTGTTCTGAAACTACCATGTACTGTAACCGCAGTTTCAGATCAACCGTAAAATAATTGCCGGAATTGACGTAGCAGTCAAACCGAGTCACATGATGCCTGCTTCACTCCACCCTGGACGATGAACCGAACGAATTATCTATACTGTCCAGGTGAAATCAGCATTGGGAAAGGCGACCAAGCAGAGCCACGTGCACGGAAGCCTCCTCGAACACGCTCTCGTGCCATTACCATTTCTCTATTTATATATTTCGTGTCTTTCATGATTCAGATAAGCGGTTGCATGCACAAATGCTCGTGCcggcctggcctggcgctgccaCGAATGATAAAATCTGATGCCAACCCATGCCTGTGCTCCTGCTACTGGTGTGTGGGGCCGACTAACTGCTGAGATGATAAGATGTGTAGTAGGATGAACAGCACAGGGCCTAGCTGGTCATGGTtacacttttcttttctttttatctccTGTTGTGCAGCACATGGCATGGCCGCTTCAAAACACAGATAAGATGAGATGGAAATGAGATAAGATGGAGAGTGAGGGAGCTCTAGCTAGGCTGTTGGTTCACAGTACAGCCTAGGCAGATCCCGATGGATGTGCTGTGCTGTGCAGAGGACAGCATGGATCTGCAAAGAGCTTAACAGTCACTTGATCCATTTTCGGTCACCACCTCAGAGGTCTCAGtcactttttttttgagggaaaactttcgTGGCTTTATTGaaatcaaattaaaattatggttaCAGAGTTTAGGAGAGTTTAAAGTAAGAAACTAGGGGGCTAATTACAAGATAAAGGTGTAGAAAAGCAATCCCTAGCAATTTCATGTGCAACTTTATTCGTATCTCTCCTGCAATGTTTGACCTCCACCTTCCCAATATTTTCTGCTGGTGTCACTATATAGGCGAAAATAGCAGTGGCTTCATTCCAAATCCTGCCCTCTCTCCCGAGCAATGCCGTATAACTTCAATTGAATCAGATTCAGCTAGAGTGACGATAAATCCCATAGAATTAGCAAAGGATAAACCATTGAGCATATAGCTAGCGCTTCTGCCATAGCTGCAGAAGGAACATGGATCAGTCACTTGGTCATGCGTCCATTCTAAAAAAAATATGACAACCAATAAAGTGGCAGACGACTCCGTCGAACACAAATAGGTTATTTCACTTGAAATAATCATAAACAGGTTATTGGGGTTAGTCAAACGAAAAATGTATTAGTACTTCATAAAATATTCACTTTTTTACTGGCATATTCATATAAAAAATTAACATCCACATTTGCATTTTTAAGACTCTTGACTACTACTGCACTCTGTATTCACAATATTATTGCTTGGTGTAGTAACTACAATCTTGGGAGGATTTTTAAGGGGAGGTGAACGGTTGAGGTCGGCACATCAGACACTTGCATCAACTTCTGCAGGAGGACGGGCTCTAGCTTTTCAGGTAACAGTCGTTATCAGGAGCAGCTACCTACCTACCAGTATGCCTCCAGTGGCCACTATGAGGAAGGCTAGGTCCCAGTTCGAGCCTCAGATTATCACTAACCATGCTGATCCCGTGAAAACTATACGCGAACCCTTTAAAAAACAAAGACGAGACAGATGCCAATCAGGGTTTCTTACAAAATAATAATAACTGTAGGAGAGAACTGAATCTTGAAGAAGAAAAGGGGTTTGTACTCTGTTTCATATTCAATTAATGGAATCACAAAAATAAGAGGAACATCCCAAGTTGGTTTCCGAAGTGAACCGACGATGGCAATCCTAACATGGCTCCTGTCTTGTGATGATTAATTGGAAGCCATTCATGTTACTGCAGGCCTGGGACACTCGATCGGCAGGCCGGCATCATCTCATGTGGCGCTCAATCACCCAATTATTATTCAGGAACAGGAGGGGGTGGCAGCAGTGACTACTTTGACTAGTGCCTAACAAACAGATCAAAAGAGATTCCTCTACTTGGTAAGGGACACCCGGGGATTTCTTGTGCTGCTCCAGTTTGGAAGAGGTGTAAGGCTTTAAACTGCTAATTGTGCACTACCGACGAATAGCTGCCTCGTTAGCACCCTAGCTCATACCTCACTTCTTCGCCTTGGAGAAGCGGAGGCACCTATACTTTTCGCCGCTCACGGTGATCTCGAGTGCACCATCTTGGTTGTCCTGATTTGAAGCAGTTCCCATCAGGACGCTCTTTTCTTTCTCCAGGTTCTCCCTTTCCACTTTCAGCCTTGCCTCCTGTCGCGCAATTTCAGCCTGCAAAAAGGCCAAGTACAGCATCATGTGTTAATGTCGCAAAAGCATGATGAGCTACAAAACAATAATGTCGTTAAAAGGCAATAGGCAATGTTCGAAACTAGAAGGCCCTTGAACTCATCTGTGACATCCTCCACATAATTTGATACAGAGAATGTTCAGATTACACCATACTTAGTTTTGGCTCTAACTGGAGACTACCATATTGATTTGATACTTTGTTCGTCTGAAGATGTCTCACGAGGTTTCAGCTTTCATCAGCACTGGTTATGATTCAGTTTTTTGCTTCTCTGAATATAACCCTCTGTTGTCTATTGTGCCCATAAAGCAACTGGGAGCTTAATATGGTTATACAAGCTGACAAATTTGACTGAACAAACCATACTAATAATAGGAGAAACAGCAACAAGACAAGTAAGATCTAGATATCATATTCTTCTTAGTAAGCAACTTAGGAagattttttaatttgaaaacaggcATACAGCCCTGCTTTTCATTAAGCTGAAAAAAAAAGGACAGAGTTCGATTACAACCTGGGGTTACCAGCTAAAACGATGAAAGCACTAAGACAATAAAAGGAAAAGCGACTAGACTGCACGGCAGCAAACCCCTCTAACGCTTTAAGAGCCAGACCACATCGACAACCCAGCTACAAAACAAGAAAGAGTTAACACCAAGATGTGCATCTTATTTTGGCACTTGCCAGTTACCTGGCCCGAAAAGAAAAGTAAAAACAAAATCATCAGGAATACGAACATGATAACACAATTATGTCATGAGATTGTCTAACTAAGGTTTTTAGCTAAATGATTAACTAGGTTAGATTACAAAGAAAGCCTGGCAACTGGTAGGTTGTATGAGTCTATGAAATTATGTGCTCAAAACGGCATCAATATAGCCTAGCAGGGTACACACGATCATCCCCACTTTCTCACCTCCTCCACCAAACCTATCAATGTCACGTCTACCAGTCCTACACTCCCAGCACATATAGGAGGTGTTCCTACGTTACAATGTCATTTTCTTGTGTTGTGTCATCTCAGAATATATGATACCCAGTATTGCCAAAACAAGGAGTATATCTAGTTAATTTGTCTTCTGGCTATAAATTCATTTCTTTCCTCAGAAAAATCTCACCAAGACTCAACTACCACACATTAACCAATCGGGTGCATAATTCTAGACCATGTAGCATATTTAAATGCAGAATCACAAGAATTTGACAACTGGTAATATTGTTAGACGGTAGTACAAAGCAACATGGTATTACATAGTAGGAAAAAAAAACACAAGTCCACAGCCTGTGCTTAAGAACTCAAGTGTATTAGCCTGATATGCTCTACTCTAGTCAATGTAGAGCAGTTGACAATCAATGCTACTCGGAATTGTTCTTTGTTGAGAAGCCTACTTGTGAGACATTTCCTTACAACTTAACTTCTCCTGTCAGTCACCTGAATGTTTTTACTACATTCTCTACAGAACAGCAAGAGGCCAACTTTGTTCCTCATGCCCTCATAAATACTACAGTATTAAGCAAGAAATAAGCCCTTACAGTACAATGTACTTCCCCAACGCCACAAGAAAGTGTTTCCGTCTCATGGCGGAGAACAGCATCACAAGATGCTGAATGACATTGACATCAACTGATCAAGAAACACACATTTCCAGCAATAATAGTTAAAATCAACCATCAGATAGCAAATACAATAATGAAGAAACTCAAACCCAAATTTCCCATGTTCCTGATCATGTAAAAGAGAATGGAAGATGCTGACCAGCGTGACAGGGTAGGATGGAGTGGAGGCTATGAATTGAGCGAGCTATAAATGGGTATCCATGTTTAGCAAGCAAATTAGGAAGATGCACAACTTAAGTTGGCACTTACCAGTTACCAGGCTGCCAGCAAAAAAGAACAATCAAAACAAAAGCATCAGGAATGAAAAAGAAGAGTGAATTACTGTCTAGCCAAGATTTTTAGTTAAATGATTCGCTCGTTCAGGCTCACAAAGAAACCCGACCAACTTTTAGGGTGTATGACTATGAGATTATGTTCCCGAAATGGAATCGGTGTAGCCTTACAGATATTCATGCCAATTTTCTCATTTCCCTCCACCTAACCTGTCCTGTCACCTCCTCTAACCTCCTCTAATCCCACACTCCCAGTACACAACGGAGATGTTTCTCAGAATATAGGATATGgagtattgccaaaaccaggaccATACCTACTGAATTTATCTTCAGGCTATATATATTCATCTATTTCCTTAGAGGAGTCTTGCATAGATTCAACTAGACAACTACCACACATCAATTGAGCAATGTATAATTGTAGACTCTTTAGTTTCAGCTTTAAAAGAAAATTTAAACCATGTTTACAAGCAAAATGATAAGAAATTGACACCTAGTAATTGTTAGACAATACGAAGCAACAAGGTCTACATAGTACACACAGCTGAAAAGAAAAAACCACAACATGCCGTTTTCAATAATTCAAGGATACTAGCCTGATATGTTCTATTCTAGTCCCTTAAAACCACTTGAGGATCAGTGCTTTTCAgacatttttcttttgttgagacaCCGGCTTGTCAGGCATTTCTACATTCTTAACTTCACCTGTCAGTCACCTTCATACGGTTGACTATATTCTCTACAGAAATCAAGAAATGAAAGCGGTCAACTTTATTCCCCTGATGCTCTCGCTAATACTACGGTGTAAAGCAAGGAATAATCTCCCACAGTACAATGTCCTTGTTCAGCATCACAAGAAAcatatttccttttcctttttgggGGTGAACAGCGCCACAAGAAACCGTTAATGTTGACATCTGCTTATCAAGAAACATTCACATGTCCAGCAAGAATTTGTGAGAATACATACAGTCAGATCATGACTACACTTCATAAGAAACGCAAACCCAGCTGTGACAGCATCCCGTATTTACCCCATCGTTGATCACGGAACAGATAATGCAAAATGCTAACCATGGTGACAGCCTGACAGGGGAAGATGGAACGTGGATTGGATTTGGGGATTCCTCACCTCGCGGCGGGAGAGCTCGGCCTTCCACGCGGCCTCCCGTTCGGCGACCTCGCGCTCGCGCTCCTCGATGTAGCTCTGCATCTCGCGCTCCTTCATGACGCGGTCCTGGATGTCCGCGTCCAGCGCCTCCTTGAGCTCCTTCACGAACCTGTCAACCACCGCCTTTATCCGCACCGACATCTTGCTGCGGCTCACGACCCCAAACACCACTCCTCCTCGCGGCTCTTACTTCAGCAGCGGTCGCCGGCGGCCTCCATGGACCATTTGATTCTAGGGCATGTGAGAAAAGGACGCCGGAATTCTCCAGGGCGCGTTTCTTTCTTGGTTTCGGCTTGCGTGGATGAGGCGAAGAGCAGGGAAAGGGAGGACGGCCCAGTGGGCCTGTTTAAGGCGAGGTTTGCTCACTTGCCTTTCTCTttatccttttttttcctttttctttcctcTTTTGTTGTTCTTTTGACTACTACAGCACTGCTCTTAGTCTTCATTCAGAAGATACTACTGTAGTTTACATATGGTTAAGAATCTAACTTGCAACCAAAATGCCGCTCCAACTTATGCCATCAAGCCACTGGTCGCCACATGAGCCTTGCAACTACCAGCAGTAACCGCACGAGCAATTGATTCTTCAGTTGTGCTTACAACTACCAGTGATATGTCTGCAGAGGAAAAAGGACCCTCGCGTCACTCCCCGGGGCGGCTcaggcgaaaccctagccgctgccACCCCACACCTCCTCCCCCGCATCTCCCCGCCACCGCCTGAGGAAGCCGGCGGGCAAAGCCCCTCTTGGCGGATGGCGGTGGCGGGCTCCCATCTTCTAGCTCGACTGGCGCCGGCaggggccgcctcctcctcgcgtGGTGGGAGCTCTGGCCGGAGCTTCACAGCGGCCCTAGACAGTGTGGCTCGTCCGACGGAGATAGACGCCGGGGTGGCGGCCCCGGACTTCTTCGGCGACCTTGGCGATCGATGTGGCCGCAAGGGCGGCACGAAGCCTGGTCCGGAGGACTCGGTACGGATCAGCCCCTCATCTCCGTGTGGTGCTGGTTGTGATAGCGGTGCCCACTGAGATCTCTGGTTTATTGTTGGGAGCCAGCGGGCAGCGGCATGAGGGCCTGCCGAGCTGCTTAATAATGGAGGCGATCCTTGGGTTCTCAAGTGCACCATCTTGGTTGTCCTGATTTGAAGCAGTTCCCATCAGGAGgcttttctctttctctaggtTCTCCCTGTCTACTTT includes these proteins:
- the LOC124679134 gene encoding uncharacterized protein LOC124679134 encodes the protein MSVRIKAVVDRFVKELKEALDADIQDRVMKEREMQSYIEEREREVAEREAAWKAELSRREAEIARQEARLKVERENLEKEKSVLMGTASNQDNQDGALEITVSGEKYRCLRFSKAKK
- the LOC124669633 gene encoding uncharacterized protein LOC124669633, with translation MVVRRRKMSVRIKALDADIQDPVMTEREMQSYIEEREVAGWEAAWKTELSRRKAEIARQEARLKVDRENLEKEKSLLMGTASNQDNQDGALENPRIASIIKQLGRPSCRCPLAPNNKPEISVGTAITTSTTRR